One window of Marmota flaviventris isolate mMarFla1 chromosome 5, mMarFla1.hap1, whole genome shotgun sequence genomic DNA carries:
- the Htr1a gene encoding 5-hydroxytryptamine receptor 1A, with amino-acid sequence MDVLSPGQGNNTTSSQGPFGTGSNVTDISDVTFSYQLITSLLLGTLIFCAVLGNACVVAAIALERSLQNVANYLIGSLAVTDLMVSVLVLPMAALYQVLNKWTLGQVTCDLFIALDVLCCTSSILHLCAIALDRYWAITDPIDYMNKRTPRRAAALISLTWLIGFLISIPPMLGWRTPEDRLDPDACTISKDHGYTIYSTFGAFYIPLLLMLVLYGRIFRAARFRIRKTVKKVEKKGADTRLGTSPAPQPKKSVNGQPGSKDWRRGVENKSLGALCANGAVRQGDDGTALEVIEVHRVGNSKEHLPLPSEGVGAAPCATASFERKNERNAEAKRKMALARERKTVKTLGIIMGTFILCWLPFFIVALVLPFCESSCHMPTLLGAIINWLGYSNSLLNPVIYAYFNKDFQNAFKKIIKCKFCRR; translated from the coding sequence ATGGATGTGCTCAGCCCTGGCCAGGGCAACAATACCACATCGTCCCAGGGGCCCTTCGGGACAGGCAGCAATGTTACTGACATCTCCGACGTGACCTTCAGTTACCAACTGATCACCTCTCTGCTGCTAGGCACGCTCATTTTCTGCGCGGTGCTTGGGAATGCGTGCGTGGTGGCTGCCATCGCCCTGGAGCGCTCCCTCCAGAATGTGGCCAACTATCTCATCGGCTCCTTGGCGGTCACTGACCTCATGGTGTCAGTGCTAGTGCTGCCCATGGCCGCGCTGTACCAGGTGCTCAACAAGTGGACTCTGGGCCAGGTCACCTGCGACCTGTTTATCGCCTTGGATGTTCTGTGCTGCACCTCCTCCATCCTGCACCTGTGCGCCATCGCTCTGGACAGGTACTGGGCCATCACTGACCCCATCGACTACATGAACAAGAGGACGCCCCGGCGCGCCGCTGCGCTAATCTCACTCACTTGGCTCATTGGCTTTCTCATCTCCATCCCGCCCATGCTGGGCTGGCGCACCCCAGAAGACCGCTTGGACCCCGACGCGTGCACTATCAGCAAGGACCACGGCTACACTATCTACTCCACTTTCGGCGCTTTCTATATCCCACTGCTGCTCATGCTGGTTCTCTATGGGCGCATCTTTCGTGCCGCTCGCTTCCGCATCCGCAAGACGGTCAAGAAGGTGGAGAAGAAGGGAGCTGACACCCGCCTTGGAACATCTCCGGCTCCGCAACCCAAGAAGAGCGTGAATGGACAGCCAGGTAGCAAAGACTGGAGGCGGGGCGTGGAGAACAAGTCACTGGGGGCTCTGTGCGCCAACGGCGCTGTGAGGCAGGGCGACGATGGCACCGCCCTAGAGGTAATTGAAGTACACCGAGTGGGCAACTCCAAAGAGCACCTGCCGCTGCCCAGCGAGGGGGTAGGTGCTGCCCCCTGCGCGACCGCCTCCTTCGAGAGGAAGAATGAGCGCAACGCTGAAGCGAAGCGCAAGATGGCCCTGGCCCGTGAGAGAAAGACGGTGAAGACGCTGGGCATTATTATGGGCACCTTTATCCTCTGCTGGCTGCCCTTTTTCATCGTAGCCCTGGTTCTGCCCTTCTGTGAGAGTAGCTGTCACATGCCTACCCTTTTGGGCGCCATAATCAACTGGCTGGGATACTCCAACTCTCTGCTCAACCCCGTTATTTATGCCTACTTCAACAAGGACTTTCAAAACGCGTTTAAGAAGATCATCAAGTGCAAGTTTTGCCGCCGATGA